Proteins found in one Bacillus sp. BGMRC 2118 genomic segment:
- a CDS encoding DUF1957 domain-containing protein, translating to MSFMYVNFVLHAHLPYVRHREANRLEERWLYEAITESYIPLLWQLEKTDHRQKWTISFSPPLMEMLADPLVQRRYLLYLDNTESLLRKEKERANESADVNVVNFYEERYKNIRETYLKWNQNVLEGFKHYFNEGKIECITSSATHTFLPYLQTKQGIHMQIKHGMNCFEKHFNTKPNGLWLPECAYTPGIDEILHREGIRFAFVDEHAMKHADPTPSKGVGAPVYSPHGVALFARNHDISNRIWSSSYGYPGDPNYREFYRDIAYDREWEYIKPFVHPEGIRVDTGIKMHRITGKTEYKKTYIPREASQKVKEHANHFTTSLIEQRNKHGEQSFPPHIVTLPFDTELFGHWWFEGPDFFHEVISTQIEDIEYITPTDFLNRHYRDLETAHFSFSTWGRDGYGDVWLNEKNEWMYRHLHGMEKKLIEVTTSFDLTDPTIKRAMEQLSREWMLATSSDWAFIIDNESASQYATDRCMEHINRFYRIISALENDCVTESFMSALEADYPFMKDIDLSLLQSPHDLYVKSTQPSSARKKIVMLSWEFPPRVIGGLARHVYELSKSLVQLGEEVYVITAKEKDSLAYELVDGIHVYRVEGYQPHSEDFMHWISGLNLSMVEQTIELNKKIQFDVIHAHDWLVGSSAITLKKALNIPLVATIHATEFGRNGGIHTPLQTTISDKERLLIQKADTIIVCSDYMKQEVSSIEREALAKIEVIPNGVDRTFFTRKPVEGKNYSWEKLIQDQLVVFSMGRIVPEKGFQTIIDSAPQIIEKVPNVTFIIAGTGPLEKKYQDEIVEKNLQDYVHMIGFVEDDERNALLRTCDVSVFPSLYEPFGIAALEAMIAKKPVVVSRTGGLISFVKNGVTGISFTPGSSEELTKAIHVLLTNKKLSEKIAENGQKTAYLQYNWDRIGERTITQYQNLIGIFEMV from the coding sequence ATGAGCTTTATGTATGTAAATTTTGTTCTTCATGCACATTTACCATATGTAAGACATCGCGAAGCAAATAGACTAGAAGAACGCTGGCTATACGAGGCAATTACGGAAAGCTATATTCCACTGCTTTGGCAGTTAGAGAAAACAGATCATAGACAAAAGTGGACAATCTCCTTTTCACCGCCACTAATGGAAATGTTGGCTGATCCATTAGTACAACGAAGATATTTACTGTATCTAGATAATACTGAATCCTTATTACGCAAAGAAAAAGAACGTGCAAATGAGTCTGCTGATGTGAATGTTGTCAATTTTTATGAGGAGCGCTACAAAAATATACGTGAAACCTATCTTAAATGGAATCAAAATGTATTAGAGGGATTTAAACATTATTTTAATGAAGGAAAAATAGAATGTATCACTTCTTCTGCCACACATACATTCTTGCCATATTTACAAACAAAACAAGGTATTCATATGCAGATTAAGCATGGAATGAATTGCTTTGAGAAGCATTTCAATACGAAGCCAAATGGACTGTGGCTGCCAGAGTGTGCCTATACTCCTGGGATAGATGAAATCTTACATCGTGAAGGAATTCGCTTTGCATTTGTAGATGAACACGCAATGAAGCATGCAGATCCTACTCCGTCAAAAGGAGTTGGAGCACCTGTTTATTCTCCGCATGGAGTCGCACTATTTGCCAGAAATCATGATATTTCTAATCGGATTTGGAGCTCTTCCTATGGATATCCTGGAGATCCGAATTACCGTGAGTTTTATCGAGACATTGCCTATGATCGTGAATGGGAATATATTAAACCATTTGTTCATCCAGAAGGTATTAGAGTAGATACTGGGATAAAAATGCATCGAATTACAGGGAAAACGGAATATAAAAAGACATACATACCTAGAGAAGCGAGTCAAAAAGTGAAAGAGCATGCCAATCATTTTACGACATCGTTAATTGAGCAGCGTAATAAACACGGAGAGCAAAGCTTTCCACCACATATCGTTACCCTTCCATTTGACACCGAGTTATTCGGACACTGGTGGTTTGAAGGACCTGACTTTTTCCATGAAGTCATTTCAACACAAATCGAAGATATTGAATACATTACACCCACTGATTTCTTAAATCGTCATTATCGGGATTTAGAAACAGCTCACTTTTCATTCTCTACGTGGGGACGAGATGGATATGGTGATGTTTGGTTAAACGAGAAAAATGAGTGGATGTATCGACATCTACATGGTATGGAGAAAAAGTTAATAGAAGTAACAACTAGTTTTGATCTGACTGATCCAACCATTAAGCGAGCGATGGAACAGCTTAGTCGTGAATGGATGCTTGCAACGAGCAGCGACTGGGCATTCATCATAGATAATGAGAGCGCAAGTCAATATGCAACAGATAGATGTATGGAACATATTAATCGCTTTTATCGCATTATTTCTGCATTAGAAAATGATTGTGTAACAGAGTCATTTATGAGTGCCTTAGAAGCCGACTATCCATTTATGAAAGACATTGATCTTTCATTGTTACAATCACCACATGATTTATATGTGAAGAGTACTCAACCCTCTAGTGCGAGAAAGAAGATTGTGATGTTATCTTGGGAATTTCCTCCAAGAGTAATTGGGGGTCTAGCCAGACACGTTTATGAACTTTCGAAATCTCTCGTTCAATTAGGTGAGGAAGTATATGTTATTACGGCAAAAGAGAAAGATAGTTTAGCATATGAATTAGTTGATGGTATCCATGTTTATCGAGTAGAAGGTTATCAGCCGCATTCAGAGGATTTTATGCATTGGATTAGCGGCCTCAATTTAAGTATGGTAGAACAAACGATAGAATTGAATAAAAAGATACAATTCGATGTGATACACGCTCATGATTGGCTGGTAGGTAGCTCAGCTATTACATTGAAGAAGGCACTTAACATTCCACTAGTCGCAACAATTCATGCTACAGAGTTTGGACGAAATGGTGGGATACATACGCCTCTTCAAACAACTATTTCAGATAAAGAACGTTTGTTAATCCAAAAGGCAGATACGATTATCGTATGCAGTGATTATATGAAGCAAGAGGTTAGTAGCATTGAACGAGAAGCCCTTGCAAAAATAGAAGTGATTCCGAATGGAGTTGACAGAACGTTTTTTACGAGAAAACCTGTAGAAGGCAAAAACTATTCTTGGGAAAAATTGATTCAAGATCAACTTGTCGTATTCTCAATGGGAAGAATTGTACCAGAGAAGGGCTTTCAAACAATTATTGATTCCGCACCACAAATCATTGAGAAAGTACCAAACGTAACATTCATTATTGCCGGCACGGGTCCTTTAGAAAAGAAATATCAAGATGAAATAGTGGAGAAAAATTTACAAGACTATGTTCATATGATTGGTTTTGTGGAAGATGATGAGAGAAATGCTTTATTACGTACATGTGATGTATCTGTATTTCCTAGTCTTTACGAACCGTTTGGAATTGCGGCACTCGAGGCGATGATTGCAAAGAAACCGGTTGTTGTGTCTCGAACAGGAGGACTCATTAGTTTTGTGAAAAACGGTGTAACGGGAATATCTTTTACTCCTGGTTCAAGTGAAGAACTGACAAAAGCAATTCATGTATTGTTAACTAATAAGAAGCTTTCTGAAAAAATTGCGGAAAATGGGCAAAAAACAGCTTATCTACAATATAACTGGGATCGAATTGGAGAAAGAACGATCACACAATATCAAAATTTAATTGGGATATTTGAAATGGTGTAA
- the rpmG gene encoding 50S ribosomal protein L33 translates to MRVTVTLACTETGDRNYITKKNKRNNPERIELKKYSPRLKRVTLHRETK, encoded by the coding sequence ATGCGCGTTACTGTTACTCTAGCTTGTACAGAAACTGGCGATCGTAACTATATTACGAAGAAAAATAAGCGTAACAATCCAGAACGTATTGAGCTTAAAAAATACAGCCCAAGACTAAAGAGAGTTACTCTTCACAGAGAAACAAAATAA
- a CDS encoding 5-formyltetrahydrofolate cyclo-ligase, which produces MSNEKKELRKLVKQQLSKVTKEQFMKYTTRIQQSLFEDEKWKQANVIGITISRGNEIETKGIIEEAWNQGKKVAVPKCIPEDKKMIFYIFTDFSQLEEVYFGLQEPKPSETVAIHPSEIHLLVVPGVVFTEYGFRIGYGGGYYDRYLSQYEGSTLSLLLECQLVQQLPIELHDIPVQQLITEKRIVHCE; this is translated from the coding sequence ATGAGTAATGAAAAAAAGGAGCTTCGTAAACTTGTTAAGCAACAGTTAAGTAAAGTAACTAAAGAACAGTTTATGAAGTATACTACTCGCATTCAACAATCCCTTTTTGAAGATGAAAAGTGGAAGCAGGCAAATGTAATTGGGATTACCATTTCCAGAGGTAATGAAATTGAGACAAAAGGAATTATAGAAGAAGCATGGAATCAAGGAAAGAAAGTCGCTGTACCCAAATGCATCCCAGAAGATAAAAAGATGATTTTTTATATCTTTACTGACTTTTCTCAGTTAGAAGAAGTGTATTTTGGATTGCAGGAACCTAAACCTAGTGAAACAGTAGCCATTCATCCAAGTGAGATTCATTTGTTGGTCGTACCTGGAGTCGTCTTTACTGAATATGGCTTTCGTATTGGGTATGGCGGTGGTTATTACGACCGTTATTTATCACAATATGAGGGTTCGACTTTATCCTTATTACTTGAGTGTCAGCTAGTGCAACAGTTGCCAATTGAACTTCATGATATTCCTGTTCAGCAATTAATTACTGAAAAAAGGATTGTACATTGTGAGTAG
- a CDS encoding DUF92 domain-containing protein: MKKGLYIVSSLLFLGFVIIVALLGFFVKALSLSGTIAAIFVGSSVVIGLQGEGLILLGLFFGTSSLLSKVKSNVKQSSLQIIEKGDTRDYGQVLANGLLPAVSCLIYAYTSDEGWIYIYAVSLAAATADTWASEIGTLSKRKPFHIFTFRRVPGGTSGAVSILGLFATVAGAGIIGAASILFFDSIKITHFLMIVLLGTVGSMIDTVLGATVQAKYICRQCGLHTEKKVHCGITTKQLSGITWMNNDAVNFTSIALAVILSVIFV; this comes from the coding sequence CTGAAAAAAGGATTGTACATTGTGAGTAGTTTACTTTTCCTAGGATTCGTTATAATAGTTGCGCTACTGGGCTTCTTTGTAAAAGCATTATCGCTGAGTGGAACGATTGCAGCAATCTTTGTAGGATCGTCTGTTGTGATCGGATTACAAGGGGAAGGGTTAATTCTGCTAGGCTTGTTTTTTGGAACGTCGAGTCTTCTAAGTAAGGTTAAATCAAACGTTAAACAATCCTCACTCCAAATTATAGAAAAGGGAGATACCCGGGACTATGGACAAGTATTAGCTAACGGTCTACTTCCAGCTGTAAGCTGTTTGATCTATGCTTACACTAGTGATGAAGGATGGATTTATATCTATGCTGTGTCATTAGCAGCGGCCACTGCAGATACATGGGCTTCTGAGATAGGAACATTGTCTAAAAGGAAACCTTTTCATATTTTTACATTCAGACGTGTTCCTGGAGGGACTTCCGGTGCTGTTTCTATACTGGGGCTTTTTGCAACCGTGGCAGGAGCAGGTATCATTGGTGCAGCATCTATTTTGTTTTTTGACTCTATAAAAATCACGCATTTCCTTATGATTGTACTATTAGGTACAGTGGGATCAATGATAGATACTGTTCTTGGTGCAACTGTTCAAGCTAAATACATATGTCGTCAATGTGGTTTACACACTGAGAAAAAAGTTCACTGTGGAATTACAACGAAGCAACTGTCGGGGATTACTTGGATGAACAATGATGCTGTAAATTTCACTTCAATTGCACTTGCTGTCATACTTTCGGTTATTTTTGTTTAA